The following proteins come from a genomic window of Polyangiaceae bacterium:
- a CDS encoding protein kinase, with protein MPAKFIKVGEPAHDAERQAIKFLVDGLDERCTVYGNPWIVERSGGIYELDAVVVAPHALFVVEIKAYRGRIRGTDFDWYVPAPVRSPLRLNRKTAQVLASELRRRSFDAGRPWVDFLVFLSHAAGVELQGPLSRLHVHTKRSVLDAISDPHSVYQRARSGPASPPVDDHCARTLHELLTGVDKTLAPPRRIREYELENVLDTTDDYTEYAARNTLHDTTRTLRVYTLDPLADPAHRERFLQRRRWEAQVLARVGTHPNVLGADLFFEGDDGVRVCVPFEHFAGISLRSWIPQNERANRGGDGVRRLVWLWQKLAGAVGYAHEQGVVHRMLRPDVVLVTPDATEPDLRVAGFDFAKQLRAGTSLHLSTPVDDERLRWAAPEVVHSFSDADAHSDQFGLGAVLGYMVTNGRPLFESTSALLRRNGVATRARDLNAAVPSALDAAIQRMIGLRPTDRFPTLAGAIEAVEAAVGSSRRASPAPAPRLDPENLEPGQRLGPDYEVREKLGTGGLATVYSARHLVSGAARALKVARPAEGAEDALRGEHRALLGLGEHPNVVRAVDLSYVVPERLTLVMERVEGMPLSRWLAEHREPAPSILRKYAEDLLSALAFLEKSDVTHKDIKPDNLMVGDRGLTLIDFSLAGHSNDAPFIGTALYKDPSFERWSHVSDRYAAALCLFEIYTGRHPFNGRAPMPGEQPDIADDELDAPALAAFFRKALDPIPERRHPSAVAMRAALLEALGKPTSTPPAAAEPVRSAAAAAPLTTTALSSTSSAILRRAGVRTQGELVALSESQVMSLRGLGKKKLREVLAVRQSLLDAGVPPEQSVVGERRALWPTLNGDPTDIHRLPLPSGLRDSLAQAGYRTVGQLADATREELSALEGVSAGRISQVVQVLHDFSEGGSGGGPPPATLTELWARASQPLSAREREVVEGLFGFHAAPLVQTELAESLGVLQSEVSRTKDRALDRLEMRELEEALDNIERHLSADGGVLTLGDAARALTENMIELLPEDDALARGLTRLLVSLQQVRMRWIADLDDGSLELVVRPAFDREVLKSFLETARQIAAWPPAQPDAARRSLRPLLPEYEHDVVALVARLLFDVALTDGGELFEAPVAGAEAIAYVLTRRRLPMTVTELEEHVRQSFGEHVVFPMADELARIIAALGDYRLEGESLLPAAAHAIEAPEAARDPVPDDLRAPDRTPEQVLVARLRDAAERREWRLLVTPPEHHADYGCSVAAAIPNAEYISFEQRLLERMEPSFADFESALRMKARRRKLTRAAEALLEELLRERGRPDCRTVLGDTALLQMCDAAHLVRALYDETQGGQRGFWAFVIPGVIQERQPLLNEKDPVFHLPGATLPLSGPLPPLSEG; from the coding sequence ATGCCTGCGAAGTTCATCAAGGTTGGCGAGCCGGCACACGACGCCGAGCGACAAGCCATCAAGTTCCTGGTCGATGGGCTGGACGAGCGTTGCACGGTTTACGGCAATCCCTGGATCGTCGAGCGCAGCGGAGGGATCTACGAGCTGGACGCCGTTGTGGTCGCCCCCCACGCGCTCTTCGTGGTGGAGATCAAGGCCTACCGGGGAAGGATCCGAGGCACGGACTTCGACTGGTACGTGCCGGCGCCCGTCCGCAGCCCGCTCCGGTTGAATCGGAAGACCGCGCAGGTGTTGGCGTCCGAGCTGCGGCGCCGAAGCTTTGATGCGGGTCGACCATGGGTCGACTTTCTCGTGTTCCTGTCGCATGCGGCCGGCGTCGAGCTCCAGGGGCCACTCAGTCGGCTGCACGTCCACACCAAGCGCTCCGTTCTGGACGCAATCAGCGATCCGCATTCGGTCTACCAGCGGGCGCGCTCGGGTCCGGCGTCGCCGCCGGTCGACGACCACTGCGCCCGCACGCTGCACGAGCTGCTCACAGGCGTAGACAAGACCCTCGCTCCGCCACGACGGATCCGCGAGTACGAGCTCGAGAACGTCCTCGACACCACCGACGACTACACCGAGTACGCCGCTCGCAACACGCTGCACGACACGACTCGCACATTGCGAGTCTACACGCTCGATCCGCTGGCCGACCCGGCCCATCGGGAGCGCTTTTTGCAGCGGCGGCGCTGGGAGGCGCAGGTGCTGGCTCGCGTTGGCACGCACCCGAACGTCCTGGGTGCCGACTTGTTCTTCGAGGGCGACGACGGCGTTCGAGTCTGCGTGCCCTTCGAACACTTCGCGGGCATTTCTCTCAGATCCTGGATCCCTCAGAACGAGCGAGCGAACCGCGGAGGCGATGGCGTGCGCCGCTTGGTCTGGCTTTGGCAGAAGCTCGCCGGCGCCGTCGGCTATGCGCACGAGCAGGGCGTGGTCCATCGGATGCTGCGCCCCGACGTCGTCCTCGTCACGCCCGACGCTACCGAGCCGGATCTCCGGGTCGCCGGATTCGATTTTGCAAAACAACTCAGAGCGGGCACGTCCTTGCACCTCAGCACACCAGTCGACGACGAACGACTTCGTTGGGCTGCGCCCGAGGTCGTGCATTCGTTCTCGGACGCGGACGCTCATTCGGACCAGTTCGGTCTCGGCGCGGTTCTGGGATATATGGTCACGAACGGCCGCCCGCTGTTCGAAAGCACCTCGGCGCTGCTCAGGAGAAACGGCGTTGCGACTCGCGCCCGTGACCTGAACGCCGCCGTGCCGAGCGCGCTGGACGCTGCCATACAGCGGATGATTGGGCTGCGGCCGACGGACCGTTTCCCGACCCTGGCTGGAGCCATCGAGGCCGTTGAGGCTGCGGTGGGTTCGTCAAGACGCGCGAGCCCGGCGCCGGCGCCACGCCTCGATCCGGAAAACCTCGAGCCGGGGCAGCGGCTGGGCCCCGACTACGAGGTGCGCGAGAAGCTCGGTACCGGCGGCCTGGCCACGGTTTACTCGGCCAGGCACTTGGTGAGCGGTGCCGCACGAGCGCTCAAGGTGGCGCGCCCTGCGGAGGGCGCGGAGGATGCGCTTCGTGGTGAGCACCGCGCCCTCCTCGGCTTGGGAGAGCATCCGAACGTCGTTCGCGCGGTGGACCTGTCCTACGTGGTGCCCGAGCGGCTCACTTTGGTCATGGAGCGAGTCGAGGGCATGCCGCTCTCTCGGTGGCTGGCGGAGCATCGCGAACCGGCGCCGTCGATCTTGAGGAAGTACGCTGAGGATCTGTTGTCTGCGCTGGCGTTCCTCGAGAAGAGTGACGTCACTCACAAGGACATCAAGCCGGATAACCTGATGGTGGGTGACCGGGGATTGACGCTCATCGACTTCTCGCTGGCCGGACACTCCAACGATGCGCCCTTCATCGGCACCGCGCTCTACAAAGATCCGAGCTTCGAGCGTTGGAGCCATGTCTCGGACCGATACGCTGCGGCGCTGTGTCTGTTCGAGATCTACACGGGTCGACATCCCTTCAACGGACGCGCGCCCATGCCCGGCGAGCAACCCGACATTGCCGACGACGAGCTCGACGCTCCAGCACTGGCCGCCTTCTTCCGCAAGGCGTTGGACCCGATCCCCGAGCGTCGCCACCCCTCGGCGGTCGCGATGCGAGCCGCGTTGCTGGAAGCGCTTGGAAAGCCAACGTCCACACCGCCAGCGGCCGCCGAGCCGGTTCGTTCCGCGGCGGCGGCCGCGCCCTTGACCACCACCGCGCTGAGCTCGACGAGCTCTGCCATCCTTCGCAGAGCCGGCGTGCGCACGCAGGGCGAGCTGGTCGCCCTCAGCGAGTCCCAGGTCATGTCGTTGCGCGGGCTCGGGAAGAAGAAGCTGCGCGAGGTGCTAGCTGTCCGACAGTCGCTGCTGGACGCGGGCGTGCCGCCCGAGCAGTCCGTAGTGGGCGAACGTCGAGCGTTGTGGCCGACGTTGAATGGTGACCCAACGGACATCCATCGACTGCCGCTGCCCAGCGGACTCAGGGATTCCTTGGCGCAGGCCGGGTATAGAACCGTCGGGCAGCTCGCGGACGCCACTCGGGAGGAGCTCTCTGCGCTGGAGGGTGTGAGCGCTGGCCGAATCAGCCAGGTCGTTCAAGTTCTGCACGACTTCTCAGAGGGTGGCTCGGGAGGAGGACCGCCTCCGGCGACGCTGACGGAACTCTGGGCACGCGCCTCGCAGCCGCTCAGCGCACGTGAGCGCGAAGTGGTCGAGGGGCTGTTCGGTTTTCATGCTGCGCCACTGGTGCAGACGGAGCTCGCGGAGAGCCTGGGTGTGCTGCAGAGCGAAGTCAGTCGCACCAAGGATCGAGCCCTCGATCGTTTGGAGATGCGCGAGCTCGAGGAAGCGCTCGACAACATCGAACGGCACCTCAGCGCCGACGGTGGCGTGCTGACTCTTGGCGACGCCGCGCGTGCGCTGACTGAAAACATGATCGAGCTTCTTCCGGAGGACGATGCGCTGGCGCGCGGCTTGACCCGCCTTCTCGTCAGCTTGCAGCAGGTCCGAATGCGTTGGATCGCTGATCTCGATGACGGAAGTTTAGAGCTGGTGGTCCGGCCCGCGTTCGATCGGGAGGTGCTCAAGTCCTTCTTGGAGACAGCGCGGCAGATAGCCGCGTGGCCACCGGCGCAGCCAGATGCCGCCCGGCGCTCGCTTCGGCCGCTCTTGCCTGAGTACGAGCACGACGTGGTGGCGCTGGTGGCGCGCCTGCTGTTCGACGTGGCGCTGACGGATGGGGGCGAACTGTTTGAGGCTCCCGTCGCTGGCGCCGAGGCCATCGCCTACGTGCTGACGCGTCGGCGCCTGCCCATGACCGTCACCGAGCTGGAGGAGCACGTGCGTCAGAGCTTCGGCGAGCACGTCGTATTCCCGATGGCAGACGAGCTCGCCAGGATCATCGCGGCACTCGGCGACTACCGGCTCGAGGGAGAGTCCCTGCTGCCCGCTGCGGCGCATGCGATCGAGGCCCCGGAAGCCGCGCGCGATCCGGTTCCGGACGACCTGCGCGCTCCGGATCGAACCCCCGAGCAAGTCCTGGTCGCCCGACTGAGGGATGCGGCCGAACGACGGGAATGGCGCCTGCTCGTCACGCCCCCTGAGCATCACGCGGACTACGGGTGCAGCGTGGCTGCCGCCATTCCCAATGCGGAGTACATCAGCTTTGAGCAGCGGCTGCTCGAGCGCATGGAGCCGAGTTTCGCCGACTTCGAAAGCGCGCTTCGTATGAAGGCGCGCCGCCGGAAACTGACGCGGGCGGCGGAAGCGTTGCTCGAGGAGTTGCTGCGCGAAAGAGGGCGACCCGACTGCCGCACCGTTCTTGGCGACACGGCGCTGCTCCAGATGTGCGACGCGGCGCACCTGGTGCGCGCGCTGTACGACGAAACACAGGGTGGGCAGCGCGGTTTCTGGGCGTTCGTGATCCCTGGGGTGATCCAGGAACGGCAGCCGCTGCTGAACGAGAAGGATCCGGTGTTTCATCTTCCCGGTGCGACGCTGCCGCTCTCGGGCCCACTTCCGCCGCTGAGTGAGGGCTGA
- the pglX gene encoding BREX-2 system adenine-specific DNA-methyltransferase PglX produces the protein MEPAKRTELTQGLAALVAEMAAAIRPRMVERGGVRERALKLHADEHVGEDFEVWTDLLARRAAVLWVLKSVYVRVLEDRGLLRPRRIVDSDSPELFARLAPNLGDTAYLGWVYRDLAAEEGGLPELFAPQAAEVAAIPDALSRKLLEFWRARDPETGDLHYRFDEELFDGRLMGDLYEDLDPVVKARFALRQTPDFILDFILDQTLTPAIEEFGIETVRVLDPACGSGHFLLAAFKRMVAGMQTKHPERTLPEVVGDCLARVVGIDLNDYACALARARLVMTALELLGEKDFAVASRLHPQVFWADALEQIELDDAQGQMFAAGKPFAALTQSEVRAKLRPLLEDKFHAIVANPPFITEKDAARKAYHREKVGHGKKKRQRYVSAYRTYSLGAPFTERMLDLTIENGFVGEITANSFMKREFGKALVHDVLPRHRLTKVVDTAGAHIPGHATPTVILFARRQPSGTDPVPVVMGKRGEPGKPAVPAEGNVWRSILAGHDRLGFENEFVSVAPVERSVLAKHSWSIGGGGAAELKEAIRDNRVTVISVAEPPIGRGARTGNDDVFSLPAFVACRYHAPDWRWLLKGEDVRDWAAHPLDKVWFPYDPAADFARLPPSRVVQGLLRLWPFRTTLAARATFQGVMLDAGLEWYEYMQYTAAANRTPLSIAFAFKATHNHFVLDRGGRVFNRHAPVIKLTRGATEIEHLCLLAQLNSSTACFWLKQTCQPTGVGGIGGGIGDEGWEPRFEHDGAKVGAFPLAAPRDATLESFAARLDALAHQRVERSARAVINAKAAAGAAALRSALEARREEDLADLRQMVGLQEELDWLCYRLYGIDPEAPQGEIRAADQVLPLTPGERAFEITLAQEDAQRREAIANGEEPDEQPTAWFERHGWQPIADANSIPAEWRDVTRARLERTEASRELGLVEQATYKRRWYCPDHAKEEQQALAEWFADRVEDEAKTYTRPFTARELTVKLQDDAAVAAVAELLSGSGSFDLERMVASTLWSESVPNVKHHVYKPKGLTVRAAWEKTWLLQHEEDAWEAQQARHKADPEHQPAPPRPRPQPAPAPKYGSGDFLRAEYWKHRGKLDVPKERFIAFTEVPSAEQPLYGWVGWTATQRAKALLELDERAEATGAKLEERYGLLWGVQFLLPYVAWDDEGAAAEFRAILCDVVGADGVTEALLAAWAEHHPPPKPPPAVAVAKSKSPAAPRKAKR, from the coding sequence ATGGAACCAGCGAAACGCACCGAGTTGACCCAAGGACTGGCCGCGCTCGTGGCCGAGATGGCGGCGGCTATCCGCCCGCGCATGGTCGAGCGCGGCGGCGTGCGGGAGCGGGCTCTGAAGCTTCATGCGGACGAGCACGTGGGTGAGGACTTCGAGGTCTGGACGGATCTGCTGGCGCGTCGCGCGGCTGTGCTTTGGGTCCTCAAGAGCGTGTACGTGAGAGTGCTCGAAGACCGCGGACTGCTTCGACCGCGGCGGATCGTCGACTCCGATTCGCCCGAGCTCTTCGCTCGGCTCGCTCCGAACCTGGGCGACACGGCGTACCTCGGCTGGGTGTATCGCGACTTGGCGGCGGAGGAGGGCGGCCTGCCGGAGCTGTTCGCACCCCAGGCCGCCGAAGTCGCGGCGATTCCGGATGCGCTCTCGCGAAAGCTATTGGAGTTTTGGCGTGCGAGAGACCCGGAAACCGGCGACCTTCACTACCGATTTGACGAGGAGCTTTTCGATGGGCGGTTGATGGGCGACCTCTACGAAGATCTCGACCCCGTGGTGAAAGCGCGTTTCGCACTGCGGCAGACGCCGGACTTCATCTTGGACTTCATTCTCGACCAGACGCTCACGCCGGCGATCGAAGAGTTCGGGATCGAGACCGTTCGCGTCCTCGATCCAGCGTGTGGCTCGGGGCACTTCCTGTTGGCCGCCTTCAAGCGGATGGTCGCTGGAATGCAGACGAAGCATCCCGAGCGGACGCTTCCTGAAGTCGTGGGTGATTGTCTGGCGCGGGTCGTGGGCATCGATCTCAACGACTACGCCTGCGCCCTGGCGCGCGCGCGGTTGGTGATGACGGCCCTGGAGCTGCTTGGCGAGAAAGACTTTGCGGTGGCAAGTCGGCTGCACCCGCAAGTGTTCTGGGCGGATGCGCTGGAGCAAATCGAGCTGGATGACGCGCAAGGGCAGATGTTTGCCGCCGGCAAGCCGTTTGCTGCTCTCACGCAAAGCGAGGTACGGGCGAAGCTGCGACCTCTGTTGGAGGACAAGTTCCACGCCATCGTAGCCAACCCACCGTTCATCACGGAGAAGGACGCGGCACGGAAGGCGTACCACCGAGAAAAGGTCGGCCATGGGAAAAAGAAGCGCCAGCGATACGTGTCGGCGTATCGAACGTACTCTCTGGGCGCTCCGTTCACCGAGCGCATGCTCGATCTGACTATCGAAAACGGTTTCGTGGGCGAGATCACAGCGAACTCGTTCATGAAGCGGGAGTTTGGAAAGGCACTGGTGCACGATGTCCTGCCTCGACATCGCCTGACGAAAGTAGTGGATACGGCAGGCGCTCACATCCCGGGGCATGCAACGCCGACGGTCATTCTGTTCGCCCGCCGACAGCCGTCTGGCACGGACCCGGTGCCCGTGGTGATGGGAAAGCGAGGTGAACCCGGGAAACCCGCCGTACCCGCTGAAGGCAACGTCTGGCGTTCCATCCTTGCCGGGCACGATAGGCTCGGTTTCGAGAACGAATTTGTTTCGGTCGCCCCGGTTGAACGCTCCGTCCTTGCCAAACACTCGTGGAGCATCGGTGGCGGCGGTGCAGCGGAGCTGAAGGAAGCAATCCGCGACAATCGCGTCACAGTGATTTCCGTGGCGGAACCGCCCATCGGTCGAGGGGCGAGAACAGGAAACGACGACGTCTTCTCGCTCCCTGCGTTCGTTGCGTGCCGGTATCACGCCCCGGACTGGAGGTGGTTGTTGAAGGGTGAGGATGTACGAGACTGGGCTGCCCACCCGCTGGACAAGGTGTGGTTCCCGTATGATCCTGCCGCCGATTTCGCCAGGCTGCCCCCCTCCAGGGTAGTGCAGGGACTGCTGAGACTGTGGCCATTCCGTACGACGCTTGCCGCGCGGGCGACATTTCAAGGTGTCATGCTGGATGCTGGACTGGAGTGGTACGAGTACATGCAGTACACCGCAGCGGCCAACCGAACCCCACTCTCCATCGCGTTCGCGTTCAAGGCAACGCACAACCACTTTGTTCTGGACCGCGGCGGCAGGGTGTTCAATAGGCACGCGCCCGTCATCAAGCTGACTCGGGGGGCGACCGAAATCGAGCACCTATGCCTTCTCGCCCAGCTCAACAGTTCGACAGCCTGCTTCTGGCTGAAGCAAACATGCCAGCCAACCGGCGTTGGTGGCATTGGCGGCGGCATTGGTGACGAGGGATGGGAACCGCGTTTCGAGCATGATGGCGCGAAGGTTGGCGCTTTTCCGCTGGCGGCGCCTCGCGACGCGACGCTCGAGTCCTTCGCTGCTCGGCTGGACGCGCTCGCGCACCAGCGCGTCGAACGCTCTGCGCGTGCGGTGATTAATGCCAAAGCCGCGGCGGGCGCAGCGGCCCTCCGCTCTGCCTTGGAAGCCCGCCGAGAAGAAGACCTGGCAGACCTTCGGCAGATGGTCGGCCTGCAAGAAGAGCTCGATTGGCTCTGCTACCGCCTGTATGGAATCGACCCTGAGGCGCCCCAGGGGGAGATCCGCGCCGCGGACCAAGTGCTGCCGCTCACGCCAGGCGAACGGGCCTTCGAAATCACACTCGCGCAAGAGGACGCTCAGCGTCGCGAGGCCATTGCGAACGGTGAAGAGCCCGACGAACAGCCCACGGCATGGTTCGAGCGACACGGTTGGCAACCCATTGCGGACGCGAACAGCATTCCCGCAGAGTGGCGTGACGTCACGCGCGCCCGCCTCGAGCGAACCGAAGCCTCCCGGGAGCTCGGTCTGGTAGAGCAAGCGACCTACAAACGGCGCTGGTACTGCCCCGACCACGCGAAGGAAGAACAACAGGCCCTGGCTGAGTGGTTCGCCGACCGCGTCGAGGACGAGGCCAAGACGTACACGCGCCCCTTCACCGCTCGGGAGCTGACCGTCAAGTTGCAGGACGACGCCGCGGTGGCAGCGGTCGCCGAGCTGCTCAGCGGCTCTGGCAGCTTCGATCTCGAGCGGATGGTGGCGAGCACGCTGTGGTCCGAGTCCGTGCCGAACGTGAAGCACCACGTCTACAAGCCGAAAGGGCTCACCGTGCGTGCAGCATGGGAGAAGACCTGGCTGCTTCAGCACGAGGAAGATGCCTGGGAAGCCCAGCAGGCCAGACACAAAGCAGATCCAGAGCACCAGCCGGCGCCACCCAGGCCGCGCCCGCAGCCCGCGCCGGCACCGAAGTACGGTTCCGGTGACTTCCTCCGCGCAGAGTACTGGAAGCACCGCGGCAAGCTCGACGTCCCCAAGGAGCGGTTCATCGCGTTCACCGAGGTGCCGAGCGCAGAGCAGCCGCTCTACGGCTGGGTCGGGTGGACGGCGACGCAGCGGGCAAAGGCGTTGCTCGAGCTGGACGAACGAGCCGAAGCAACGGGTGCGAAGCTCGAGGAGCGGTACGGGCTGCTCTGGGGCGTGCAGTTCCTCTTGCCCTATGTGGCCTGGGATGACGAGGGGGCTGCGGCCGAGTTCCGAGCCATCCTGTGCGACGTTGTCGGCGCCGACGGCGTGACCGAGGCGCTGCTCGCTGCCTGGGCCGAGCACCATCCCCCGCCAAAACCGCCGCCTGCTGTCGCGGTGGCGAAGAGCAAGAGCCCGGCGGCTCCAAGGAAAGCCAAGCGATGA
- the pglZ gene encoding BREX-2 system phosphatase PglZ yields the protein MQADLLLRKLLEGAGGVAAGQYVLALEPEGLDGELPSAIGVGTVSVNVHRTRSELGLRRVLWKSRGAPFVALLPEEIARALPPDLIRRAKAARVHALDPNDVLAAVLQTPVTGTDDPELLDLALSHLSELRAAVSQRTVPTVIDRRMLDELLLDVCVGQRVRKTSPGDLLASWLSRPPDPSPAVRHLLERNLPILHAVAGRVLAWALRSPSRLTALVERGILLEIEADLPPAVWGELDQARGDPDLRLAEPVLRTTIVQLAREAIEAMADQAAPYFDAAASLGAKLLAPSVLAQSTLLPLGLDTRCYEVAERAARGEPIPETELVWISSHRAARMKDREIRVLRELARLSRWLATPEITPTDVAAYVERYQLDAAFADLSAARLRRAAAATAEYRAQADKILVTWRSRRDRENRGWAELLAQGYVRALHAPGVVPLHRMWREGELADSLRDKKPLYVIVLDGCSYPVFLALLRELAQIGGGIGLSLGSDERARGIPALSPLPTITSHARGALFLGELPNDPWIGEVEWREQGERKTDPGRFRQNKALAGHSAQLFLKGDLSDGGSSLLAALADRSKEVVAAVFNAVDDQIGSSNTGAELRVSPTEVHGLVPSLETAFKHGRRVLFTADHGHSPFCGKDLRVGDGKTPRWMKVESGQALPDGFVAIADDGLGGQAGPKAFAWKVGAYRGPPQVGFHGGCSLEEMVVPLAWLVPGGVPATEPTWWYGGAEPGRSKLPPPPDDTPTPPASQAGRPAKKPRTKPGQYDLFDARRTEAAVSALDVPLGLPEPVMAQLDVSERAALVTLKKNGRARVTELEKALQRPRARIPGFMRQLQRKLHKLKARCFDEQVLPSGEQQYVWCGSEDS from the coding sequence GTGCAGGCCGATCTTCTCCTCAGGAAGCTGCTCGAGGGCGCTGGAGGCGTAGCTGCGGGTCAGTACGTGCTCGCGCTAGAGCCGGAAGGCCTGGACGGGGAGCTTCCGTCCGCCATCGGCGTGGGCACCGTGAGCGTGAACGTTCACCGCACCCGCAGCGAGCTCGGGTTGCGCAGGGTGCTCTGGAAGAGTCGCGGCGCACCGTTCGTCGCGCTGTTGCCGGAGGAGATTGCGCGAGCGCTGCCCCCTGATCTGATCCGACGAGCGAAGGCGGCGCGGGTTCATGCCCTGGATCCGAACGATGTGCTGGCGGCAGTTCTCCAGACACCGGTGACCGGCACGGATGACCCGGAGCTACTGGACCTCGCGCTCAGTCACCTCTCCGAGCTCCGCGCCGCGGTGTCGCAGCGAACGGTGCCGACGGTCATCGACCGACGCATGCTGGACGAGCTCTTGTTGGACGTGTGTGTCGGGCAGCGAGTGCGCAAGACCAGTCCCGGCGACTTGCTTGCCAGCTGGTTGTCGCGCCCGCCCGACCCAAGTCCGGCCGTGCGCCACCTGTTGGAGCGCAATCTCCCGATCCTGCACGCGGTTGCCGGGCGGGTCTTGGCGTGGGCGCTTCGTTCCCCGTCTCGTCTCACGGCGTTGGTCGAACGCGGCATCCTGCTCGAAATCGAGGCGGATCTACCGCCCGCGGTGTGGGGAGAGCTCGATCAAGCGCGTGGCGATCCGGATCTGAGGCTGGCCGAGCCGGTTCTTCGCACGACCATCGTGCAGCTCGCCCGCGAGGCCATCGAGGCGATGGCCGATCAAGCGGCCCCGTACTTCGACGCTGCGGCGAGTTTGGGCGCCAAGCTGTTGGCGCCGAGTGTCCTCGCGCAGAGCACCCTCTTGCCGTTGGGTCTCGACACGCGGTGCTACGAAGTCGCCGAGCGTGCGGCGCGAGGGGAGCCGATCCCCGAGACCGAGCTCGTCTGGATCTCGTCTCACCGCGCGGCCAGGATGAAGGATCGTGAAATTCGCGTGCTGCGAGAGCTAGCGCGGCTTTCTCGTTGGCTGGCGACGCCAGAGATCACACCGACCGACGTGGCTGCGTACGTGGAGCGCTATCAGTTGGACGCTGCCTTCGCCGATCTGTCCGCAGCGCGCCTGCGTCGGGCGGCGGCCGCAACGGCGGAGTACCGCGCTCAAGCGGACAAGATTCTCGTTACCTGGCGGTCACGGAGGGACCGCGAGAATCGAGGCTGGGCCGAGTTGCTGGCGCAAGGGTACGTGCGTGCTCTTCACGCTCCGGGCGTGGTGCCGCTCCATCGAATGTGGCGGGAGGGCGAGCTCGCCGACTCGCTCCGCGACAAGAAGCCGCTGTATGTCATCGTTCTGGACGGCTGCAGCTATCCGGTATTTCTCGCGCTGCTCCGCGAGCTGGCGCAGATCGGCGGCGGAATTGGCCTGTCGCTGGGGTCGGACGAACGCGCTCGAGGAATTCCTGCGCTCTCGCCCTTGCCGACGATTACGAGTCACGCGCGCGGAGCGCTCTTCTTGGGCGAGCTTCCCAACGACCCATGGATCGGCGAAGTCGAGTGGCGGGAGCAGGGCGAGCGCAAGACCGACCCCGGTCGCTTCCGACAAAACAAGGCCCTGGCTGGCCACTCGGCCCAGCTCTTCCTGAAGGGGGATCTCTCGGATGGTGGAAGCTCCCTGCTTGCTGCGTTGGCAGATCGCAGCAAGGAGGTCGTTGCTGCAGTGTTCAACGCCGTGGACGATCAGATCGGCTCTTCCAATACCGGTGCTGAGCTTCGTGTGAGCCCGACAGAGGTTCATGGGCTGGTGCCGAGCTTGGAAACGGCGTTCAAGCACGGCCGCCGGGTGCTGTTCACGGCAGATCACGGCCATTCCCCGTTCTGCGGCAAGGATCTGCGGGTCGGCGACGGCAAAACCCCTCGCTGGATGAAGGTCGAAAGCGGCCAGGCGTTGCCGGACGGCTTTGTCGCCATCGCCGACGACGGCCTGGGCGGACAAGCGGGGCCCAAGGCTTTTGCCTGGAAGGTCGGGGCGTATCGCGGGCCGCCTCAGGTGGGTTTCCACGGTGGCTGCTCGCTGGAAGAGATGGTCGTCCCGCTGGCCTGGTTGGTTCCCGGTGGCGTGCCGGCGACCGAACCGACTTGGTGGTACGGCGGAGCTGAGCCGGGCCGATCGAAGTTGCCGCCACCTCCCGACGACACGCCGACCCCGCCCGCGTCTCAGGCGGGCCGCCCCGCGAAGAAGCCGCGAACCAAGCCCGGCCAATACGATCTCTTCGACGCGCGTCGCACCGAAGCGGCCGTGAGCGCTCTGGATGTGCCGCTCGGCTTGCCCGAGCCGGTCATGGCTCAGCTCGACGTCTCGGAGCGGGCGGCACTCGTCACGCTGAAAAAGAATGGGCGCGCTCGCGTCACCGAGCTCGAAAAAGCGCTGCAACGTCCCCGCGCGCGCATCCCAGGCTTCATGCGTCAGCTTCAGCGGAAGCTTCACAAGCTCAAGGCGCGGTGCTTCGACGAGCAAGTGCTCCCGAGCGGCGAGCAGCAATATGTTTGGTGCGGATCGGAGGACTCGTGA